Part of the Corynebacterium canis genome is shown below.
TCCTGCGGAAACGTCATCGCGCGACGACCGGCGTGTCGAATCTGCCTGACCGGGGTTTGTGGGCCGATTCCGGCCCCCAACTCGCCACATCACCTGGCGTGGTGGTGCGGATCTGCCTGCATTTCCACCCGCGACAGATGTGCCTGAGGCAGATTCGCCGCGGCCGCATTTCCCCAGGAAAACTCGGCCCAAAAATCAGGCAGATCCGGCGGAGCCAGGCAAATGTGACGCGACCGGACCGCAGCCAGGCAGATTGTACATGGCTGCTGAGGCTGGGCTCCGGTGGTTGGTGATCGATGTCGTTTCAACGTGTTCGAGTCGGCCGTGACCTATCGCGGATAAGAATGCGTTGCCCCCAGCGGCCTTTTGTTGGGGTGGAGGATCTGCCTGCATTTCTTGCCGTGGCAGATGTGCCTGAGGCAGATGTAACACGGCGGTTTCGCGTTCCTGCGGAAACACCGCCGCGCGCCGACCGGCGTGTCGAATCTGCCTGAGCATGGAAAATCCTCGGCCGATTCCGGCCTCCACCTCGCCACATCACCTGGTGTGGTGGTGCGGATCTGCCTGCGATGCCTGCCGTGTCAGATGTGCCTGAGGCAGATTCGTCGCGGCCGCATTTCCCCAGGACAACTCGGCCCAAAAATCAGGCAGATCCCGCGGAGCCAGGCAGATTGTACGTAGCCGGAGAGCAGCCAGGCAGATGTAACGTGGCCGGGCAAGGGGCGCTTCAGCTACGGGGTGTTGCGGGCAGCCGGAAGTGGTCGGGCGGGCGCGGCGCACAAAATAGGCCAGGGGTGTGCCGGGTTTCGGGGGTCACCGAACAGTGTTGGGCTTCACCGTGCCGGTTGTGGGGTGTGGCGGGCGCGCAGCAACAAAGGCAGGTCGGCGAACAAAGCCGAGGTAGGTGGGGTGCAGCGAATGATCGGCCCTAGAATTCGCCGTGAGGTTTCAGCCGTTTGGATTCGGCCGTTAGGGTTCGGCGTCAGGATTCAGTCGTTTGGTTTCGGCCGTTTATGTTTTGGGCGCGTGTGTGGTGTTGGTTTCGGCGCGGTGGATGGCGCGGCGCAGGGTGGTGATCAGGTCGCGGGGTTTTTGCAGCAGCCCGTGGGTGATACGCAGTGGTTCCCAGCCGAGTTCGCGTAGCCGGATCAACACTTTGGCATCGTAGTCACGTTGGCTGCGTTGAAGGTGGTGGGCTCCGTCGTAGAACAAACCGACGCGGATATCTGGCCAGCCGGAATCAAGCACGGTGAGCAGGGGTGTGCCATCGTCGACTAGCGCACCTGAGTTATAGATCGGGATTTGCACCTCCAGGTGTTGGCGCAGCTGCTCGGCAATCAACCGCAACACAGTTTCCGGAGGCGACTGGGCACCAGAGCGGGACAGGTTCAACAGTTTTTTCAGCTGGCGGGCGCTGAAAATATTCCGCGCGATGTCACGCACCAGCTGAAAGTTCAGTGTGGTGCATGCGCGCAGCGCGTCAATCAACTGGATGGCGCGAACTTCCCAGTTAGCAAGGTTGGGTACTTGGTAGACCCACCAGGAGTGGCGGTCACGCTGCAGATCAATCAAGCAATCCACCAACGCGTATTCGGGGGCGACGACCTGCATGCCGGGTAGTTCCTGATCCGGTGTCCATACCCTGGTGCCCGGCCGCAGTCTGCGGCGGGTGGCGTCGAACACGCTGTGGCTGCGTTGGAAATTACTGGCCACATGCACGGTGATGTGGGCATCATCCACCCAATACTTCAAACCGGCATAGGCTGCGGCGGCCCAGCCGCCGATAATGACATTCGGGGTTTGGGTGAAATGCGCCCGAGCCCGCAGCATAATCGGGGCGGCAAACCCCAGGCGTTGCGGGTGATACCGCGAGCCCCACTCCACCTCCCGGCTAGCCCGACAATACCCACGCGGCATCGCAAGCCGGCGAGTGATGTTCACGAAAGAGGTATCGAGCAGTTTGGTGCGACGATGAAACAAACCCATAGCACCAGTGATAACCCCAATGCGGCACAAAACCCAGGGTTTTCCCAAACACACCCCACCAACCTGTGGATAACTTGAAACTATCCACAGGCACACAGGGTTTCAGTGGCAACAGGGTGGCGCGCAGCACGGCGAACGGGTATAATGCCGTCCGCCACGGCAGGATTGGGCGGCTGATCATTAACCTTCTCTTGCGTGAACGTCAACGGCTCGAAGCACCGCTGCTGTATTTGTGCGGATTCTTTGAATCGCACCGGCATGAGTGTTACGAAAGCTTGCAGGGTATACGTGAGGAATACCGTGGCCGTGCGCTGCTAGAACACCCACGCATGGCCGGCTTGGCTGACCTCTTGGTGGAGAATCCGTACGTGACGGTGAAGGCTGTCGAAGAAAAGCTTGAAATTACCAACCAGGGTGCCCGCAACCTCATCGTGAAAGCAGCTTCACCCGAGTTTGGTTGGCTGCAAGAAAAAGGGGCCACGGGCGCTGGCGGGCGGAAAATCTGGGTGGCGCGAGACATCCTCGATGCTATGGAAGCGCCATCGAGCTATAAGCCCTAACCTGCTGCAAATCGGTTGACTTCAAGCGCTTTAAGTTTCTACGCTGGGGTTTTATGGAGGACACGATCGAGCAAGCCAAGTACACAATCCAGCAAGCGGCCGATCTGTGTGGGTTGCCGAGCAGTACGCTGCGGTATTACGAATCGATCGGCCTTATCGCGCCACCGACCCGTATGTATAACGGGCACCGGCGTTACACGGATAGTGACCTCGCTAACCTCAACACCATCGCATGTTTGAACGCCACCGGTTTGCCGATCGAATCCATGCGCGAGTATTTGGACAACGCTAGCCGTGCGGATGCGTCTGCCGAGATCGTAATCCTCGAAGAACACGCCGCGCGGCTCGCTCGCGAGCTTCGCACCCTGCAATTACGGATGCGTTATGTCGAGCTTAAAACTGCGTGGTGGCGCGCGTTTTCCGACGATGACCAGCAACAACTCGACGCACTAGGGGCGCAAGCCCAGGTTGCGGCGAGGGAACTAAAAGCATCACTAGAAGGAGAAGAGTAATGAAAGCGGCGATTTTTAAGGGCCCCGGCTTGATTGCTGTGGAGGAGCGCCCGAAGCCAGAGATTCAGCTGCCTACCGACGCCGTCGTGCGCATCGTTCGAACTTGTGTTTGCGGTAGCGACCTGTGGTACTACAACGGTGACTCACCCCACGACGAAAGCGGCATTGGCCACGAAGCGCTCGGCGTAGTCGAAGCTACCGGCAGCGCCGTGCGTTCTGTGAAGACCGGCGATCTGGTGATCGTGCCCTTTGCCTACAGCGATAACACCTGCCCCCATTGCGAAAACGGCGTGCAAACGGCATGCGTGGACGGCGGATTCTTCGGCGGCGGCGAACTCGGCTGCCAGGCGGAATTCCTGCGCGTTCCACTGGCCGATGGCACCGCCGTTGCCGTTCCCGAAGGTAAGTACGATGACGCGCAACTTGCCTCATTGCTTACCCTGAGCGATGTCATGGGCACCGGCTATCACGCCGCCGTTGCGGCGGAGGTAAAACCGGGTCACACCGTGGCGGTGGTTGGCGACGGCGCGGTGGGTCTGAGCGGCGTATTGGCAGCGAAGCTGCTCGGGGCGTCGAGAATCATTGTGCTCGGTAGCACCCACGCACCACGCCACGAGCTTGCGCGCAAATGGGGCGCAACCGACCTTATTACCGTGCGGGGTGACGACGCCGTGACCGAACTGTTCGAACTCACGAACGGCGTTGGCGCGGACGCGGTGCTCGAATGCGTAGGCTCCAAGACCGCGACGGAAACCGCTTTTGCTATCGCCCGCCCCGGCGCCATCGTGGGCCGAGTGGGGCTGCCCCACGATGCTCCGATCGATGCCGAAGGTACGTTCTTACGCAACATTGGCATGCGCGGCGGCCCGGCACCGGTGCGGGAATACCTGCCGGAGCTGCTGGAGGCCACCTTGCGGGGCGATATCACACCCGGCGATGTATTCGATTACGTCACCGATCTCGAACATATTGATGAGGCTTATCAGGCGATGCAGCAGCGGCGCGCCATCAAGGCCCTGATCAAGGTCAGCGAGGTGTAGGTCTGTCTTGGGGCGAGGGCGGCGTCAGGATTTGTAGTCGAAATCGTCGAGGTGAGCGGGGGAGTTGAAGGCGCGGAAGCCGAGGTTTTCGAGCTTTTCCGGTGGTGGCCGGAGGGCGTCGGCGTCTTCAAAGTCCTCGCGGATGAATTCGAAGTATTCGGCGTCGCTCATGCGATCGAAATCGGGGATATAAAAGCCGTCGTCGTTTGTGTCTTCCGAGGTTGGGGGCGTGTATGGTTCGAGGAAAATCGTGCGGAGGCGTTCGGTTGCGCGTTCGGGGGATTGTTGGGCCTGGATTAGGAGGCGGCGGGCGGCTTGGTTGCCGTCGGCGCACACCATAAAGAGGATTTCGCCGGCTTCGAGGAGGAAATGGGTGCAGCGGGCGAGATCGGGGTGGTGCAGGATATTGCGCACCTGGGCGACCATCGCTTCGAGCTCGGCGGGCGGGATGACTTGGTGCTGCTGGTTGAGGTTGAGGCAGGCCTGCATAAACTCGTTGGCGCGGGCGAGCCCGGCGGCGAAATCTGCAAGGATGGCGATGCTTTCGGTACCGGACTCATTGGGGAAAACCCTGGTGGGAACCTGTGTGGGGGATACGCTGCACAGCAGGAGGAATAGCAAGGGGGAATCGTAAGCCTGCTGGGCAACCAGCCGGTGGCGCTGGCTGCCGGTGGGGTCTGCGAGCGGTTCCACCGCGAATAGGTACGAGTTATTTGACACGTTGATTATTCCTCCAACACGACGACGCCTCTGGACCCGTTATACACGTGGATTCGGTTGCGTCGTAGCTAACGGGAGGTGAACCTATTGCGCGGTGTTCGCTTTTTGCTCCTCTTCTGCGGCTTGTTTGTCCTCAACGCCGACCCCATATACGGCGCGACCCATGTAGAAACTGGACACGCTCGCCACGACCAGCATGCCGATAATGGCGAAGATCGCGCGGACTAAATTGTTAGGGTCAAAACCCACGGTCGCCCAATCGTTGAGCAAATGCGCGATAAGGATTAGTGGAATGGCTACGCCGGTGGTGGGCCCCATGAGATTCGCCCTGGTCAGTGCGTCGGGGGCGCGCCACATGGCAACCGTGGTCAAGGCGATCAAAACCGTGGCGAAGACGGCGATCAATGCCACAAAGACTTCAGCGATAGACATATCAGCGGCGTCCCTTCGACAAGATACGGGCGGTGGAAATGGTGGTGATCAAACCCATCAAACCCGCCAATACCGCCACCTCATAGGTGATAAACGTGGGATTCAGCAGCGCCCACAGCAGGAACGTTGCCACCATGGTGTAAAACACCATATCCGCCAACACCGAACGGCTCGTTAGGCGCTTCTCCTTGAGGATCAGAAGCAGGTTCGCCACCAGCGCAATGCCCGAAACCGCCATGCAGGCGGAAATAATGATTGCAAAGAGACTCATGAGTGGTCCTCCGGGTAATCGCGAACATCGGCGGTAGTGGGGTGCGGATCGGTGCTCACCGGGCCGTAATTCGTGTCCGAATGGCCCGCCACAAACGTGGAGCGAAGGGGGTTGCCAGCCCCCTGACCCGGCGCACCGTGATCGATATCGGCAACGTGCGGGGCCAAGCGCTCCTCCATGTCGGCCAGCCCCGCCAACACCTCGGCGGGATCCGCGCCATAGACCGCCTGCACCAAGAGCACCCGCGGTGCGCCCTCCGACACCGGATTGCGGAAGCCAAGGGAGAGCGTGCCCGGGGTCATGGTCACCGAGGTGGAAAACAACATCAGCTCCCGATCCGTGGTCACCCGCAACGGGTACGCCACCACGATCGGGCACATTCGGGTTTGCCTGCGCAGTACATCGCGGCAAATAATCATGGCACCGACGAACACTTGGGTAAGCAGCCACGAGGTGTATTTCACTGCATGGATCATCGGGGAACTCCAATCGCTTCGGAAACGTCGCCGAGGACAGCGGACGTGTAGCTCGGGACGTCGAGAAGCCCAGCAGCGGCGTCAAGGGTGACGGAAACAACGCTGCCAGCGCAGAAAAACATCGCCACGCTCAGCACCGCCAATGCAGCGCCCGGCAAGCCCAACCACAAGGGCACCACCAGATCCTTAGGGGCGTTCTCCATGGGCTTGCCCCAAAACGCCAGCCGCCACACGCGCAACATGGACAACAAAGCGCCGCAGCTAGCAACCACAATCACGGCGATGGCCAGCCAGGACTGCCAAGTCGCCTCCCGCGCAATCGCGGAAACCACAAACACCTTGCCCCACAGGCCCGAAAACGGCGGGAAACCGACCACGGAAAACGCGCCCATGACAAACACCGCCGCAATCCACGGATCGCGGCGAGCCAAGCCGGACAGGCGGGCCAACCGGCCGGTGCCGTAGGTTTCCTCGATCGCGCCCGCGGTAAGCACCAGCGAACCCACGGTGATCATATGGTGCAACATATAGAACATGCCGGCGGCGAGGGAATGCTTTGGGTCGCCACCCAGGAAGGCGAGGGTGACCAGGATAAACGGCATGCCGTTCACCATTTGGTAGGCGATCACCCGGCGGATCGTATGTTCGCCCAAACCGGCGAAACCGCCGACGATCATGGACACGATCATCACCACGAGGATTAGCGTTGCCCAGCGGGTATCCATATCGAAGATCACAACATACATGCGGAACAGCGCATACACGGCGACCTTGGTGTGCAGGCCGGAAAACAGCCCCATTACTGCGGCCGAGGTGCCGGGATAGGTGCGCGGCAGCCAGGTATGCACCGGGAACACGCCAGCCTTGACGCACAGCGCGATCACCACCAAACCCATGGTGACGGTGACCGGGCCATTGCCGGCGGCCTGGCTCGCAAGCGCGGCGATATTTACCGTGCCGATCACGCCGTACACCAGCACCACGCCGATAAGCAGCACCGTGGAGGTGGTCAGGTTCACCAGCACAAATGTGCGGCCGCTGGCGAGGCGGGACCACGTGCCCGTCATGGCCATCAGGCCGTAGGAGGGCAGCAGCATGACCTCAATAAACACGAAGAGGTTGAACAAATCGGCGGTAAGCAAAGCGCCGTTCACACCGGCGGTAAGCATCAACGCCAATGCTGGGTAAAAGCGCGCGCGGGTCTCATCCGCCAAGGTGGCAAACCAGTTCGCGGCCACCGCGACGATGCTGGTGGTAATAATCATCACCGCGGAAAACGCATCTGCGGCAAACGGGATGGAAATCCCGCCTGGGAAGAGGCCCACGTTGTGGGCGATGGTGCCTTCTGCAAGCGTTTCCTGCAGCAGGAATCCGCCGGCGATCACGCCAAGCAGCGGAATTACAAAGTGCAAGGCGTCGCGCAGCACGCGCCACGGGGAAATCACGGCCACGGCGGCGGCGGCCAATGGCACCGCCACAAACAAGGGAAGCAGTGCCTGCATCAGTGATCGCCTTCCTCGGCCTCGGCGGCGGACGTGCGTTCTAATACGCGCGCGGTGCGCGGCGATTCCGGATCAAGGTGCGAGGCACCCCGGCCCAGGGTTTCCAAGGGGGAAAGCTCGTCCGGATCCTCCCAGCTACGGGTATCGTCGGAACGCCCGAGCGCGGCCAGGGCCAGCATAAACGCGGTGGTGGCCATGGTGATCACGATGGCGGTAAGCACAAAGGCCTGCGGCAGCGGATCCGCCGCCTCAGCCAGCGGCGTGCCCTCGAACGGTTGGCCGCGCCACGCGCCGATGCCCGCCGTGAGGATCAATAGGTTCGCCGCGTGGCTAATCAACCCCATGCCCAGCACAATGCGCACCATGCCGCGCTGCATGATCAGGTACACGCCGCCGCCCATCAGGGTGGCGATCGTCAAAGCGATTATCACAACTCTTCCTTCCCAGAGGTAGAGGTAGTGGAAAGATCCCAAGTGGCGGAACGAGCCTCCGGCCAATCCGGGTCGTCCTCGTCGGTCACTTCGATCGGCGGGTGATGCTGCAGCGGATGATCCCCGCCGCGCGTAAACGGCAACAGCTCGGTATCCGTGCCGGGGCGCAGGTAACCGCCCAGGTGGTTGATTGCCACGGTAAGCATGCCCAACACCGCCAAGAACACGCCGACATCGAAAATCATGGACGTGGTCAGGTGTTCACCCAACACGTGCCCGTGGATCGGCGCCAAGAACGAATCGTGCAAATACCCCAAAACGCCCGCAAACACCGCGGTGAGCACGCCAATGCCGGTGAGCAAATAAGGCGTATTGGGCTTTACCGTCGCCTCGTCGCGGCCGCGCGCCAGGTAGGAAAGCATAAACGCCCCGCCCGCCACGAGCGCCGCGATAAAGCCGCCGCCCGGCGAATTATGGCCGCGCATAAAGATCAGGAAGCTGAGCAGGCCCAGCACCGGGATCAGCCATTTGATCAGCACCTTCATGGGCACAGTGTTTAGCTGGGATGCCCCAAACGGGGCGGGGTGCGTGCCCTTATGGAACGGGTGCCGCGGGATGCTGCCCACCACCGCGGCGATGACCACGCCGGCCATGCCCAGCACCGAAAGCTCGCCCAGGGTATCCAGCGCACGGAACTCCACCAGGATGGTGTTCACCACATTGGCCCCGCCCGAAATGCCCGGCGCCTCCTCCAAGTACCACATGGCGATCTCCGGACGCTCGTGCCGGCCCAGCAGCTCCCACACCGCGGCGAAGGTGGCCACGCCGGTAAGCACCGCCAACACACCGGCGGACAGCGCCCGCTTCGGCGCGATCTCGTGGAAGTTCGTGGGCTGCTGGCGGATCACCATCATCATGATCACCACCACCAGGATCTCCACCAAGAATTGCGTCAGGGCCACGTCCGGCGCGCCCAAGATCAGGATCTGCAACGTCACGCCCACGCCCGTGGTGCCCAGCAGGATTACGCCGCTTAGCCGGTTGCGCGCCCGCGTCATACCGAACACGCTTCCGACCACGATCAGCAGCGGCAAGAGGTCCAGCGGGCGGTCCGTTCCCGGCACGCGCGGCGCCGGGGAAACCCCATCCACGCCGGGGAAAATCAGCGTCACATACGCCAGCGCCAGAATCACCAGGATCGGGTAAGTCAGGTGCCGGGCCGGGCTATAGGAATCCGCCATGCGGCCCATCCAGATGCCCCAGCGCCGAGCGCCTTCGGTGATGCGGTGCAACAGTGAGTTTCCGTTGAAGGGGAGGAGTTCGCGGCCGTCGATAAGCGGCAGCAGGGTGCGGCGCGCCACAATGGCCAGCACGCCCACCGCCATTACCACCAACGAAACCACCAGCGGCAAGCTCACGCCGTGCCACAACGCCAAATGCACATGCGCACCGGAAATCTCCGTAATCGGGGCATCCAAAGCGCCCACGGTAAAGGCGAGCGGCAGGGACAACACGCCGGGCAAGGCGGCGGGCAGCCACAGCAACACCGGCGCCTCCTTGACCTGGGACATATCGCGCGGGCCGTCCACAAACGCGCCCAGCACCAAGCGTGCGGAATAGCTCATGGTAAACAGCGCGCCAATGCCAGCGGCGACCATCAGCAGGATCACCCCGGTACTACCCAGCGGCGCATGCGTAAACGCCTCCAGCATGCTTTCCTTGGAAATAAAGCCCAGCGTGGGCGGGATTGCCGCCATGGAAAGCGCGCCGATCAGCACGCTGCCAAACGTCCACGGCATGCGGTGATACAGCTTGCCCAAGCGGCGGACGTCGCGGGAGCCCGTTTGATGGTCGATAACGCCGATCAGCATAAACAGGCTCGACTTAAACAGCGCGTGCGCTAACGTATGCACCAACGCCGCAGCCAGCGCAACATGCGTGCCGACGCCGATCGTGGCAACGATCCAACCAAGCTGACTCACCGTGGAATACGCCGTCAGTTTCTTTAAATCCGTTTTCTGGATAGCAAAAAACGCCGCCATCACGGCGGTGGCCATGCCGGTAACAATCAGCAGCACGTTCCACACGTATACGTCATGGAACACCGCGGAAAAGCGCATCAGCAGGTAAATGCCCGCCTTTACCACGGCCGCCGCGTGCAGGAACGCGCTCACCGGGGTGGCGGCGGCCATCGCCTCAGGCAGCCAAAAATGGAAGGGCAATTGCGCGGCCTTGGTAAACCCGGACACTGCGACCAGCACCGCGAGCCAGGCCGTGAGCGTGGGTTTCTCGGCCCAGAACGGGGCCTGCAGGATTTCCGTCAGGTTCGTGGTGCCGGCCTGCGTGGCCATGATCGCCACCGCCACCAGGAGCGTCAACCCCCCAGTAAAGGTGAGGATCAATGTGCGCACGGCGCCGGCCTGCCCGCCGGAACCCGCGCGGGCGATAAGCAGAAATGAAGCAATGGAGACTAGCTCCCACGAAATAAACAGCAGGATTACGTCATCTGAAAGCACTAATAAGAGCACAGATAACATAAAGCCGGTCATGATTACATAAAACGATCCATTACCGGATTTATTATGCAAGTATTCGGCAGAATAAATGAATACGACCGCACCAATAGACAATGCCAGTAAAGCGAAGAATAACCCTAAACCGTCGCCGCGAAGTGCAAAATCCATCGAAGTATCCGCGGCGAGAAAATTGGGGACCCACGGGGTGCGAACACTCAGATTGGGGCCGCGCGCCATAACCTCCCGAGCTAGCAGCGCGGCGGCCACGATATACAGCAAGCCTAATGGCCACCCCGAACGCCGATCAGACACCTTGACCAACAAGGGCGAGATCGCGAATGCGATCGCCGCAAGTATAAGGACAGTAATGAGGGTCACGAAGACATCACACCTGAGTTCAGTGGGTACAAAAAGATGTATATAGGTTACCAGCAGTGATCTCGCGTCCCCCAAAACCTAGTATTTCTACTATACTTTTGTACTCATGCGAAGCCGTATCCGCCCATTCTTACTCGCCTTCCTCTTAGTTATTCCTGTAGTAATTGGAATGATCTGGTCAGCATCCGCCCCCAGCCCAGCAGAAACACAGCCTAGCGAGCAGGCCGAGGGGCAGCCTATTACCACCGCCGCACAGAGCCCCCAGGAGCTCGTGGATACGCGACGCGCGGCAGGTGAGGCCACCACCCAAGCGGGGTTCTTGGTCACGGGCACCAACGAACTTGCCGACGGCTCCGGCAAACTCAACGACGCCACCACGCAGCTTTCCGACGGCGCGAAGCAAGCCGCCGACGCCAGCCAACAGCTCGCCAGTGGCATGACCGAACTTCAGGCCGCCACGGGTCAACTTGGTGATGGCGCCACCAAGGTTGCCGACGGCGTGCAGCTTGCCGTAGAGCAGATTCAAGGGCTCGCCGCCATGCAGGGGCAGCTCCTTGCATTTATCGATGAGGCAGATAAGCAATTGGGTAAGTATCCCATGCAGGACGCTAAGGATATGCGGGTAAAACTCGGAGAGCTTCGCACACAATTGAACGGTATCAAGTTCGATGGTGAGACGGCGGATCAACTGAATCAATTGCGCAGCGGCTCGCGCGAGCTCGCCGATCAATTGTCCAAACCCGGCGGCGCCTTCCACGACGGTGTATTTACCGCGACCGATGCCTCCAAGCGCCTAAGCACCGGGCTGGTGGAATTGCGCGACGGTGCCACCCAGATCAATGGCGCCACCGGCGAGCTGAAAGAAGGCGCGGACCGCATCAAGGGCATGGCCGACCAAAACAAGACCAAGGTGCAGGCCGTGCAGCAAACCCTGCCCACAGGTGTTGCCGCAGCTGGCACGCCCGATATGGGGAAGGAGCAATCCCAATCCACCGTGCGAGGCCTGGGCAGCGTGGGCTTGGTGATCGGGATCTTTGTCATGATGGCTGCCTCCGCCTTGTGGCTGGTGGCCCGCCCCAATAGCGGCCTATGGACCCCCGTGCTCGCCGTGGGCACCATCGCCGCCATCGGTGCCATCCTGCTCCTTGCCTTTGGCAGTACCGGCAAGATGCTGGTCGCCCAAAGCGGTGTGATTGTGCTCACCGCCATTGCGGGTGCCTTCCTTGGCCGCGCCATGCTCGCCCTCTTCGGCGAAAAGATCGGCAGGGGAGTGCTCTTGGCCACGATGCTGCTGCAAACCGCGGTGGTGGCCGCCACGTTCGGCACCGAAAAGGTGTTTATCGCAGCCTTCCCGCTGTACTACTCCATGCGGGGATTGCTCGCTGCGGCGGTGCCCGAACTCCTGATGTCCAGCTTTGTATTACTGCTGCTATCCGCCGCAGG
Proteins encoded:
- a CDS encoding MerR family transcriptional regulator; the protein is MEDTIEQAKYTIQQAADLCGLPSSTLRYYESIGLIAPPTRMYNGHRRYTDSDLANLNTIACLNATGLPIESMREYLDNASRADASAEIVILEEHAARLARELRTLQLRMRYVELKTAWWRAFSDDDQQQLDALGAQAQVAARELKASLEGEE
- a CDS encoding zinc-binding dehydrogenase, which gives rise to MKAAIFKGPGLIAVEERPKPEIQLPTDAVVRIVRTCVCGSDLWYYNGDSPHDESGIGHEALGVVEATGSAVRSVKTGDLVIVPFAYSDNTCPHCENGVQTACVDGGFFGGGELGCQAEFLRVPLADGTAVAVPEGKYDDAQLASLLTLSDVMGTGYHAAVAAEVKPGHTVAVVGDGAVGLSGVLAAKLLGASRIIVLGSTHAPRHELARKWGATDLITVRGDDAVTELFELTNGVGADAVLECVGSKTATETAFAIARPGAIVGRVGLPHDAPIDAEGTFLRNIGMRGGPAPVREYLPELLEATLRGDITPGDVFDYVTDLEHIDEAYQAMQQRRAIKALIKVSEV
- a CDS encoding DUF7822 domain-containing protein, producing the protein MSNNSYLFAVEPLADPTGSQRHRLVAQQAYDSPLLFLLLCSVSPTQVPTRVFPNESGTESIAILADFAAGLARANEFMQACLNLNQQHQVIPPAELEAMVAQVRNILHHPDLARCTHFLLEAGEILFMVCADGNQAARRLLIQAQQSPERATERLRTIFLEPYTPPTSEDTNDDGFYIPDFDRMSDAEYFEFIREDFEDADALRPPPEKLENLGFRAFNSPAHLDDFDYKS
- a CDS encoding Na+/H+ antiporter subunit G, coding for MSIAEVFVALIAVFATVLIALTTVAMWRAPDALTRANLMGPTTGVAIPLILIAHLLNDWATVGFDPNNLVRAIFAIIGMLVVASVSSFYMGRAVYGVGVEDKQAAEEEQKANTAQ
- a CDS encoding cation:proton antiporter — encoded protein: MSLFAIIISACMAVSGIALVANLLLILKEKRLTSRSVLADMVFYTMVATFLLWALLNPTFITYEVAVLAGLMGLITTISTARILSKGRR
- a CDS encoding monovalent cation/H+ antiporter subunit E — its product is MIHAVKYTSWLLTQVFVGAMIICRDVLRRQTRMCPIVVAYPLRVTTDRELMLFSTSVTMTPGTLSLGFRNPVSEGAPRVLLVQAVYGADPAEVLAGLADMEERLAPHVADIDHGAPGQGAGNPLRSTFVAGHSDTNYGPVSTDPHPTTADVRDYPEDHS
- a CDS encoding monovalent cation/H+ antiporter subunit D family protein; this encodes MQALLPLFVAVPLAAAAVAVISPWRVLRDALHFVIPLLGVIAGGFLLQETLAEGTIAHNVGLFPGGISIPFAADAFSAVMIITTSIVAVAANWFATLADETRARFYPALALMLTAGVNGALLTADLFNLFVFIEVMLLPSYGLMAMTGTWSRLASGRTFVLVNLTTSTVLLIGVVLVYGVIGTVNIAALASQAAGNGPVTVTMGLVVIALCVKAGVFPVHTWLPRTYPGTSAAVMGLFSGLHTKVAVYALFRMYVVIFDMDTRWATLILVVMIVSMIVGGFAGLGEHTIRRVIAYQMVNGMPFILVTLAFLGGDPKHSLAAGMFYMLHHMITVGSLVLTAGAIEETYGTGRLARLSGLARRDPWIAAVFVMGAFSVVGFPPFSGLWGKVFVVSAIAREATWQSWLAIAVIVVASCGALLSMLRVWRLAFWGKPMENAPKDLVVPLWLGLPGAALAVLSVAMFFCAGSVVSVTLDAAAGLLDVPSYTSAVLGDVSEAIGVPR
- a CDS encoding cation:proton antiporter subunit C gives rise to the protein MIIALTIATLMGGGVYLIMQRGMVRIVLGMGLISHAANLLILTAGIGAWRGQPFEGTPLAEAADPLPQAFVLTAIVITMATTAFMLALAALGRSDDTRSWEDPDELSPLETLGRGASHLDPESPRTARVLERTSAAEAEEGDH
- a CDS encoding DUF4040 family protein, with the translated sequence MTLITVLILAAIAFAISPLLVKVSDRRSGWPLGLLYIVAAALLAREVMARGPNLSVRTPWVPNFLAADTSMDFALRGDGLGLFFALLALSIGAVVFIYSAEYLHNKSGNGSFYVIMTGFMLSVLLLVLSDDVILLFISWELVSIASFLLIARAGSGGQAGAVRTLILTFTGGLTLLVAVAIMATQAGTTNLTEILQAPFWAEKPTLTAWLAVLVAVSGFTKAAQLPFHFWLPEAMAAATPVSAFLHAAAVVKAGIYLLMRFSAVFHDVYVWNVLLIVTGMATAVMAAFFAIQKTDLKKLTAYSTVSQLGWIVATIGVGTHVALAAALVHTLAHALFKSSLFMLIGVIDHQTGSRDVRRLGKLYHRMPWTFGSVLIGALSMAAIPPTLGFISKESMLEAFTHAPLGSTGVILLMVAAGIGALFTMSYSARLVLGAFVDGPRDMSQVKEAPVLLWLPAALPGVLSLPLAFTVGALDAPITEISGAHVHLALWHGVSLPLVVSLVVMAVGVLAIVARRTLLPLIDGRELLPFNGNSLLHRITEGARRWGIWMGRMADSYSPARHLTYPILVILALAYVTLIFPGVDGVSPAPRVPGTDRPLDLLPLLIVVGSVFGMTRARNRLSGVILLGTTGVGVTLQILILGAPDVALTQFLVEILVVVIMMMVIRQQPTNFHEIAPKRALSAGVLAVLTGVATFAAVWELLGRHERPEIAMWYLEEAPGISGGANVVNTILVEFRALDTLGELSVLGMAGVVIAAVVGSIPRHPFHKGTHPAPFGASQLNTVPMKVLIKWLIPVLGLLSFLIFMRGHNSPGGGFIAALVAGGAFMLSYLARGRDEATVKPNTPYLLTGIGVLTAVFAGVLGYLHDSFLAPIHGHVLGEHLTTSMIFDVGVFLAVLGMLTVAINHLGGYLRPGTDTELLPFTRGGDHPLQHHPPIEVTDEDDPDWPEARSATWDLSTTSTSGKEEL